A single genomic interval of Orcinus orca chromosome 19, mOrcOrc1.1, whole genome shotgun sequence harbors:
- the ITGB4 gene encoding integrin beta-4 isoform X1, giving the protein MAGPHPSWWTRLLLAALLSASLPGDMANRCKKAQVKSCTECIRVDRDCAYCTDEMFKERRCNTQAELLAAGCRQESVVVMESSFEITEETQIDTTLHRSQVSPQGLRVRLRPGEERHFELQVFEPLESPMDLYILMDFSNSMSDDLDNLKKMGQDLAQVLRQLTSDYTIGFGKFVDKVSVPQTDMRPEKLKEPWPNSDAPFSFKNVISLTEDVEEFRNKLKEERISGNLDAPEGGFDAILQTAVCTRHIGWRPDSTHLLVFSTESAFHYEADGANVLAGIMRRNDEECHLDTTGTYTQYGTQDYPSVPTLVRLLDRHNIIPIFAVTNYSYGYYEKLSSYFPVSSLGVLQEDSSNIVDLLQDAFNRIRSNLDIRALESPRGLRTEVTSRMFQKTNTGSFLIRRGEVGTYQVQLRAIEHLDGTHVCQLPEADRKGNIHLKPSFSNGLKMDVDVVCDVCSCELQKQERSPRCSFNGDFMCGHCVCNEGWSGKTCNCSTGSLSDLAPCQREGEDKLCSGQGECQCGHCVCYGDGRYEGQFCEYDNFQCPRASGFLCNDRGRCSMGQCVCEPGWTGLSCDCPLSNATCIDSNGGICNGRGYCECGRCHCNQQSLYTDTICEINYSAIHLGLCEDLRSCVQCQAWGTGEKKGHMCKECSFKVKMVDELKKAEEVVEYCSFRDEDDDCTYSYTVEGDGGPGPNSTVLVQRRKDCPPGTFWWLVPLLVFLLLLPALLLLLCWKYCACCKACLALLPCCNRGHMVGFKEDHYMLRANLMASDHLDTPLLRSGNLKGRDTVRWKTTNNVQRPGFASHAAGINPTELAPYGLSLRLARLCTENLLKPGTRECDQLRQEVEENLHEVYRHITGAQKLQQTKFRQQPNAGKKQDHTIVDMVLMAPRSAKQALLKLTEKHVEQGAFHELKVAPGYYTLTADQDARGMVEFQEGVELVDVRVPLFIRPEDDDEKQLLVEAIDVPAGTATLGRRLVNITIIKEQASGIVSFEQPEYLVSRGEHVARIPVIRRILDNGKSQVSYCTEDNTAQGNRDYIPTEGELLFQPGETWKELQVKLLELQEMDSLLRGCQTRRFYIQLSNPKFGARLGQPQSATVIIGDQDELDGNLMGQTLSSPLLPRGDLGAPQNPNAKATGSRKIHFNWLPPPGKPTGYRVKYWIQGDSESEAHLLDSKMPSVELTNLYPYCDYEMKVCAYGAQGEGPYSSLVSCRTHPEAPSEPGRLAFNVVSSTVTQLSWAEPAETNGEITAYEVCYGLVNEDSRPIGPMKKVLVDSPKKRTLLIENLRESQPYRYTVKARNGAGWGPEREAIINLATQPKRPMSIPIIPDIPIVDAQGGEDYESFLMYSDDVLRSPTGSQRPSVSEDTGGSGWKFEPLLGEELDLRRVTWRLPPELIPRLSASSRRSSDTAEPPRGPLDDGAADGGARGAGGEGEHLVNGRMDFAFPGSANSLHRMAVSNAAYSTHLSPHLPHRMLSTSSTLSRDYHSLTRPEHSHSSTLPRDYSTLTSLSSQSLPPIWEHGRSRLPLSWALGSWSRAQMKGVPHSGDSRDSIILAGQPAAPSWGPGSRLAAGVPNTPTRLVFSALGPTSLKVSWQEPQCERALQGYSVEYQLLNGGDLHQLNIPNPSQTSVVLEDLLPNHSYVFRVRAQSQEGWGPEREGVITIESQVHPQSPLCPLPGSAFTLSTPSAPGPLVFTALSPDSLQLSWERPRRPDGDILGYLVTCEMAHGGEPATTFLVDGDSPESRLTVPGLSENVPYKFKVQAKTTQGFGPEREGIITIESQAGGPFPQLGSHSGLFQYPMPGEYSITTTHSSTTEPVLLDGLTLGSQHLEAHGSLTRHVTQEFVSRTLTTSGTLGTHVDQQFFQT; this is encoded by the exons ATGGCAGGGCCGCATCCCAGCTGGTGGACCAGGCTGTTGCTGGCAGCCCTGCTGAGCGCCAGCCTCCCCGGGGACATGG CGAACCGCTGCAAGAAGGCCCAGGTGAAGAGCTGCACGGAGTGCATCCGCGTGGACAGGGACTGCGCCTACTGCACGGACGAG ATGTTCAAGGAACGGCGCTGCAATACCCAGGCAGAGCTGCTGGCTGCGGGCTGCCGGCAGGAGAGCGTGGTGGTCATGGAGAGCAGCTTCGAGATCACAGAG GAAACGCAGATCGACACCACCCTGCACCGTAGCCAGGTGTCCCCCCAGGGGCTGCGGGTGCGGCTGCGGCCGGGAGAGGAGCGGCACTTTGAGCTGCAGGTGTTTGAGCCCCTGGAGAGCCCCATGGACCTGTATATCCTCATGGACTTCTCCAACTCCATGTCTGACGATCTGGACAACCTCAAGAAGATGGGGCAGGATCTGG CCCAGGTCCTGAGGCAGCTCACCAGCGACTACACGATTGGATTTGGCAAGTTCGTGGACAAAGTTAGCGTCCCTCAGACAGACATGAGGCCCGAGAA GCTGAAGGAGCCCTGGCCCAACAGTGACGCCCCCTTCTCCTTCAAAAACGTCATCAGCCTGACGGAAGACGTGGAGGAGTTCCGGAACAAGCTAAAGGAAGAGCGGATCTCAGGCAACCTGGACGCCCCCGAAGGAGGTTTCGATGCCATCCTGCAGACGGCCGTGTGCACC AGGCACATCGGCTGGCGCCCCGACAGCACCCACTTGCTGGTATTCTCTACCGAGTCGGCCTTCCACTACGAGGCGGATGGCGCCAACGTGCTGGCTGGCATCATGAGGCGCAACGACGAGGAGTGCCACCTGGACACCACGGGCACCTACACCCAGTACGGGACACAGGATTACCCGTCCGTGCCCACCTTGGTGCGCCTGCTCGACCGGCACAACATCATCCCCATCTTCGCAGTCACCAACTACTCGTATGGTTACTACGAG AAGCTGTCCTCGTATTTTCCCGTCTCTTCGCTGGGGGTGCTGCAGGAGGACTCTTCCAACATCGTGGATCTGCTGCAGGACGCCTTCAAC CGCATCCGCTCCAACCTGGACATCCGGGCCCTGGAAAGCCCCCGAGGCCTGCGGACAGAGGTCACCTCCAGGATGTTCCAGAAGACGAACACTGGGTCCTTTCTCATCCGGCGGGGGGAAGTG GGCACATACCAAGTGCAGCTGCGGGCTATCGAGCACTTGGACGGGACTCACGTGTGCCAGTTGCCAGAAGCGGACCGGAAGGGCAACATCCATCTGAAGCCCTCCTTCTCCAATGGCCTCAAGATGGACGTGGACGTCGTCTGTGACGTGTGCTCCTGTGAGCTG CAAAAACAGGAGCGGTCACCTCGCTGCAGCTTCAACGGGGACTTCATGTGCGGACACTGTGTGTGCAATGAGGGCTG GAGCGGCAAGACCTGTAACTGCTCCACTGGCTCCCTGAGCGACCTGGCGCCCTGCCAGCGGGAAGGTGAGGACAAGCTGTGCTCAGGGCAGGGCGAGTGCCAGTGCGGCCACTGCGTGTGCTATGGTGACGGCCGCTATGAGGGTCAATTCTGTGAATACGACAACTTCCAGTGCCCCCGTGCCTCCGGGTTCCTCTGCAACG ACCGAGGACGCTGCTCCATGGGCCAGTGTGTGTGTGAGCCTGGCTGGACAGGCTTGAGCTGTGACTGTCCTCTCAGCAATGCCACCTGCATCGACAGCAACGGG GGTATCTGTAATGGGCGTGGCTACTGCGAGTGTGGCCGCTGCCACTGCAACCAACAGTCGCTCTACACAGACACCATCTGCGAAATCAACTACTCAGCG ATCCACCTGGGCCTCTGTGAGGACCTGCGCTCCTGTGTGCAGTGCCAGGCGTGGGGCACCGGTGAAAAGAAGGGGCACATGTGTAAGGAGTGCAGCTTCAAGGTCAAGATGGTGGATGAGCTTAAGAAAG cggaggaggtggtggagtACTGCTCCTTCCGGGACGAGGATGACGACTGTACGTACAGTTACACCGTGGAGGGTGATGGCGGCCCCGGGCCCAACAGCACCGTCCTGGTGCAgaggaggaagg ACTGCCCCCCCGGCACCTTCTGGTGGCTCGTTCCCCTGCTCGTGTTCCTCCTGTTGCTCCCGGCACTGCTGCTCCTGCTCTGCTGGAAGTACTGTGCCTGCTGCAAG GCCTGCCTGGCCCTTCTCCCGTGCTGCAACCGAG GTCACATGGTGGGCTTCAAGGAAGACCACTACATGCTGCGGGCGAACCTGATGGCCTCAGATCACCTGGACACGCCCCTGCTGCGCAGCGGGAACCTCAAGGGGCGCGACACGGTCCGCTGGAAGACCACCAACAACGTGCAGCGGCCTGGCTTTGCCTCGCATGCTGCCGGCATCAACCCCACGGAGCTGG CGCCCTACGGGCTGTCCCTGCGCCTTGCCCGCCTTTGCACCGAGAACCTACTGAAGCCTGGCACCCGAGAATGTGACCAGCTGCGCCAGGAGGTGGAGGAGAAC CTGCACGAGGTGTACAGGCACATCACAGGCGCACAGAAGCTCCAGCAGACCAAGTTCCG GCAGCAGCCCAATGCCGGGAAAAA GCAGGACCACACCATTGTGGACATGGTGCTGATGGCGCCCCGCTCGGCCAAGCAGGCCCTGCTGAAGCTGACGGAGAAGCATGTGGAGCAGGGGGCCTTCCACGAGCTCAAGGTGGCCCCTGGCTACTACACCCTCACTGCAGACCAGG ACGCCCGGGGCATGGTGGAGTTCCAGGAGGGTGTGGAGCTGGTGGACGTGCGGGTACCTCTCTTCATCCGGCCTGAGGACGATGACGAGAAGCAGCTGCTGGTGGAGGCCATCGACGTGCCCGCGGGCACTGCCACCCTCGGCCGCCGCCTGgtcaacatcaccatcatcaaggAGCAAG CCAGCGGGATCGTGTCCTTTGAGCAGCCCGAGTACTTGGTCAGCCGCGGGGAGCACGTGGCCCGCATCCCCGTCATCCGGCGTATCCTGGACAATGGCAAGTCTCAGGTCTCCTACTGCACGGAGGACAACACAGCGCAGGGCAACCGG GACTACATCCCCACAGAAGGCGAACTGCTATTCCAACCTGGGGAGACCTGGAAGGAGCTGCAGGTGAAGCTCCTGGAGCTGCAGGAGATGGACTCCCTCCTGCGGGGCTGCCAGACCCGCCGCTTCTACATCCAACTCAGCAACCCCAAGTTTGGGGCTCGCCTGGGCCAGCCCCAGTCTGCCACTGTTATCATTGGGGACCAAG ATGAACTGGACGGGAACTTAATGGGCCAGACCCTATCATCACCCCTACTCCCCCGGGGTGACCTGGGTGCCCCACAGAACCCCAATGCCAAGGCCACTGGGTCCCGGAAGATCCACTTCAACTGGCTGCCCCCTCCTGGCAAGCCAACGGGGTACCGG GTGAAGTATTGGATCCAGGGTGACTCTGAGTCCGAAGCTCACCTCCTCGATAGCAAGATGCCCTCGGTGGAGCTCACCAACCTGTACCCGTACTGCGACTATGAGATGAAGGTGTGCGCCTACGGGGCGCAGGGCGAGGGCCCCTACAGCTCCCTGGTGTCCTGTCGCACTCACCCGGAAG CTCCCAGCGAGCCGGGGCGTCTGGCCTTCAATGTCGTCTCCTCCACCGTGAcccagctgagctgggctgagccgGCCGAGACCAATGGCGAGATCACAGCCTATGAGGTCTGCTATGGCCTGGTCAACGAGGACAGCC GACCCATCGGGCCCATGAAGAAGGTGCTGGTGGACAGCCCCAAGAAGCGGACGCTGCTCATCGAGAACCTGCGGGAGTCCCAGCCGTACCGCTACACGGTCAAGGCTCGCAACGGCGCAGGCTGGGGGCCTGAGCGGGAGGCCATCATCAACCTGGCCACCCAGCCCAAGCGGCCCATGTCCA TCCCCATCATCCCGGACATCCCCATCGTGGACGCCCAGGGTGGGGAAGACTACGAAAGCTTCCTCATGTACAGCGATGACGTGCTCCGCTCCCCGACGGGCAGCCAGAGGCCGAGCGTCTCTGAGGACACTG GCGGCAGCGGCTGGAAGTTCGAGCCCCTGCTGGGGGAGGAGCTGGACCTGCGGCGCGTCACATGGCGGCTGCCCCCGGAGCTCATTCCGCGCCTGTCAGCCAGCAGCCGGCGCTCCTCCGACACCGCCGAGCCGCCCCGCGGGCCCCTGGACGACGGCGCCGCCGATGGGGGCGCGCGGGgtgccggcggggagggag AGCACCTGGTGAACGGGCGGATGGACTTTGCCTTCCCGGGCAGTGCCAACTCCCTGCACAGGATGGCTGTGAGCAACGCCGCCTACAGCACCCACCTGAGCCCACACCTGCCCCACCGCATGTTGAGCACATCCTCCACCCTCTCGCGGGACTACCACTCGCTGACCCGCCCGGAACACTCGCACTCGTCCACGCTGCCCAGGGACTACTCAACCctcacctccctctcctcccaga GCCTCCCTCCCATCTGGGAACACGGGAGGAGCAGGCTTCCGCTGTCCTGGGCCCTGGGGTCCTGGAGTCGGGCTCAGATGAAGGGGGTCCCCCACTCCGGGGACTCCAGAGACTCTATAATCCTGGCTGGGCAGCCAGCAGCACCCTCTTGGGGCCCAG GCTCCCGCTTGGCTGCAGGTGTGCCCAACACACCCACCCGCCTGGTGTTCTCAGCCCTGGGACCCACGTCTCTGAAAGTAAGCTGGCAGGAGCCGCAGTGTGAGCGGGCGCTGCAGGGCTACAGCGTGGAGTACCAGCTGCTGAATGGCG GTGACCTGCATCAGCTTAACATCCCCAACCCCAGCCAGACGTCGGTGGTGCTGGAAGACCTCCTGCCCAACCACTCCTACGTGTTCCGCGTGCGGGCCCAGAGCCAGGAAGGCTGGGGCCCAGAGCGCGAGGGTGTCATCACTATCGAGTCACAGGTGCACCCACAGAGCCCTCTCTGCCCCCTACCGG GCTCTGCCTTCACTTTGAGCACGCCCAGCGCCCCGGGCCCACTGGTGTTCACCGCCCTGAGCCCAGACTCTCTGCAGTTGAGCTGGGAGCGGCCGCGCAGGCCTGATGGCGACATCCTCGGCTACCTGGTGACTTGTGAGATGGCCCACGGAGGAG AGCCAGCCACCACGTTCCTGGTGGATGGCGACAGCCCCGAGAGCCGGCTGACGGTGCCAGGCCTCAGCGAGAACGTGCCCTACAAGTTCAAGGTGCAGGCCAAGACCACCCAAGGTTTCGGGCCGGAGCGTGAAGGCATCATCACCATCGAGTCCCAGGCTGGAG GCCCCTTCCCACAGCTGGGCAGCCACTCGGGGCTCTTCCAGTACCCAATGCCAGGAGAGTAcagcatcaccaccacccacTCCAGCACCACTGAGCCCGTCCTACTGG ACGGATTGACCCTGGGGTCCCAGCACTTGGAAGCCCATGGCTCCCTCACCCGGCACGTGACACAGGAGTTTGTGAGCCGGACACTGACCACCAGTGGAACCCTCGGCACCCACGTGGACCAACAGTTCTTTCAGACCTGA
- the ITGB4 gene encoding integrin beta-4 isoform X2: MAGPHPSWWTRLLLAALLSASLPGDMANRCKKAQVKSCTECIRVDRDCAYCTDEMFKERRCNTQAELLAAGCRQESVVVMESSFEITEETQIDTTLHRSQVSPQGLRVRLRPGEERHFELQVFEPLESPMDLYILMDFSNSMSDDLDNLKKMGQDLAQVLRQLTSDYTIGFGKFVDKVSVPQTDMRPEKLKEPWPNSDAPFSFKNVISLTEDVEEFRNKLKEERISGNLDAPEGGFDAILQTAVCTRHIGWRPDSTHLLVFSTESAFHYEADGANVLAGIMRRNDEECHLDTTGTYTQYGTQDYPSVPTLVRLLDRHNIIPIFAVTNYSYGYYEKLSSYFPVSSLGVLQEDSSNIVDLLQDAFNRIRSNLDIRALESPRGLRTEVTSRMFQKTNTGSFLIRRGEVGTYQVQLRAIEHLDGTHVCQLPEADRKGNIHLKPSFSNGLKMDVDVVCDVCSCELQKQERSPRCSFNGDFMCGHCVCNEGWSGKTCNCSTGSLSDLAPCQREGEDKLCSGQGECQCGHCVCYGDGRYEGQFCEYDNFQCPRASGFLCNDRGRCSMGQCVCEPGWTGLSCDCPLSNATCIDSNGGICNGRGYCECGRCHCNQQSLYTDTICEINYSAIHLGLCEDLRSCVQCQAWGTGEKKGHMCKECSFKVKMVDELKKAEEVVEYCSFRDEDDDCTYSYTVEGDGGPGPNSTVLVQRRKDCPPGTFWWLVPLLVFLLLLPALLLLLCWKYCACCKACLALLPCCNRGHMVGFKEDHYMLRANLMASDHLDTPLLRSGNLKGRDTVRWKTTNNVQRPGFASHAAGINPTELAPYGLSLRLARLCTENLLKPGTRECDQLRQEVEENLHEVYRHITGAQKLQQTKFRQQPNAGKKQDHTIVDMVLMAPRSAKQALLKLTEKHVEQGAFHELKVAPGYYTLTADQDARGMVEFQEGVELVDVRVPLFIRPEDDDEKQLLVEAIDVPAGTATLGRRLVNITIIKEQASGIVSFEQPEYLVSRGEHVARIPVIRRILDNGKSQVSYCTEDNTAQGNRDYIPTEGELLFQPGETWKELQVKLLELQEMDSLLRGCQTRRFYIQLSNPKFGARLGQPQSATVIIGDQDELDGNLMGQTLSSPLLPRGDLGAPQNPNAKATGSRKIHFNWLPPPGKPTGYRVKYWIQGDSESEAHLLDSKMPSVELTNLYPYCDYEMKVCAYGAQGEGPYSSLVSCRTHPEAPSEPGRLAFNVVSSTVTQLSWAEPAETNGEITAYEVCYGLVNEDSRPIGPMKKVLVDSPKKRTLLIENLRESQPYRYTVKARNGAGWGPEREAIINLATQPKRPMSIPIIPDIPIVDAQGGEDYESFLMYSDDVLRSPTGSQRPSVSEDTGGSGWKFEPLLGEELDLRRVTWRLPPELIPRLSASSRRSSDTAEPPRGPLDDGAADGGARGAGGEGEHLVNGRMDFAFPGSANSLHRMAVSNAAYSTHLSPHLPHRMLSTSSTLSRDYHSLTRPEHSHSSTLPRDYSTLTSLSSQSSRLAAGVPNTPTRLVFSALGPTSLKVSWQEPQCERALQGYSVEYQLLNGGDLHQLNIPNPSQTSVVLEDLLPNHSYVFRVRAQSQEGWGPEREGVITIESQVHPQSPLCPLPGSAFTLSTPSAPGPLVFTALSPDSLQLSWERPRRPDGDILGYLVTCEMAHGGEPATTFLVDGDSPESRLTVPGLSENVPYKFKVQAKTTQGFGPEREGIITIESQAGGPFPQLGSHSGLFQYPMPGEYSITTTHSSTTEPVLLDGLTLGSQHLEAHGSLTRHVTQEFVSRTLTTSGTLGTHVDQQFFQT; this comes from the exons ATGGCAGGGCCGCATCCCAGCTGGTGGACCAGGCTGTTGCTGGCAGCCCTGCTGAGCGCCAGCCTCCCCGGGGACATGG CGAACCGCTGCAAGAAGGCCCAGGTGAAGAGCTGCACGGAGTGCATCCGCGTGGACAGGGACTGCGCCTACTGCACGGACGAG ATGTTCAAGGAACGGCGCTGCAATACCCAGGCAGAGCTGCTGGCTGCGGGCTGCCGGCAGGAGAGCGTGGTGGTCATGGAGAGCAGCTTCGAGATCACAGAG GAAACGCAGATCGACACCACCCTGCACCGTAGCCAGGTGTCCCCCCAGGGGCTGCGGGTGCGGCTGCGGCCGGGAGAGGAGCGGCACTTTGAGCTGCAGGTGTTTGAGCCCCTGGAGAGCCCCATGGACCTGTATATCCTCATGGACTTCTCCAACTCCATGTCTGACGATCTGGACAACCTCAAGAAGATGGGGCAGGATCTGG CCCAGGTCCTGAGGCAGCTCACCAGCGACTACACGATTGGATTTGGCAAGTTCGTGGACAAAGTTAGCGTCCCTCAGACAGACATGAGGCCCGAGAA GCTGAAGGAGCCCTGGCCCAACAGTGACGCCCCCTTCTCCTTCAAAAACGTCATCAGCCTGACGGAAGACGTGGAGGAGTTCCGGAACAAGCTAAAGGAAGAGCGGATCTCAGGCAACCTGGACGCCCCCGAAGGAGGTTTCGATGCCATCCTGCAGACGGCCGTGTGCACC AGGCACATCGGCTGGCGCCCCGACAGCACCCACTTGCTGGTATTCTCTACCGAGTCGGCCTTCCACTACGAGGCGGATGGCGCCAACGTGCTGGCTGGCATCATGAGGCGCAACGACGAGGAGTGCCACCTGGACACCACGGGCACCTACACCCAGTACGGGACACAGGATTACCCGTCCGTGCCCACCTTGGTGCGCCTGCTCGACCGGCACAACATCATCCCCATCTTCGCAGTCACCAACTACTCGTATGGTTACTACGAG AAGCTGTCCTCGTATTTTCCCGTCTCTTCGCTGGGGGTGCTGCAGGAGGACTCTTCCAACATCGTGGATCTGCTGCAGGACGCCTTCAAC CGCATCCGCTCCAACCTGGACATCCGGGCCCTGGAAAGCCCCCGAGGCCTGCGGACAGAGGTCACCTCCAGGATGTTCCAGAAGACGAACACTGGGTCCTTTCTCATCCGGCGGGGGGAAGTG GGCACATACCAAGTGCAGCTGCGGGCTATCGAGCACTTGGACGGGACTCACGTGTGCCAGTTGCCAGAAGCGGACCGGAAGGGCAACATCCATCTGAAGCCCTCCTTCTCCAATGGCCTCAAGATGGACGTGGACGTCGTCTGTGACGTGTGCTCCTGTGAGCTG CAAAAACAGGAGCGGTCACCTCGCTGCAGCTTCAACGGGGACTTCATGTGCGGACACTGTGTGTGCAATGAGGGCTG GAGCGGCAAGACCTGTAACTGCTCCACTGGCTCCCTGAGCGACCTGGCGCCCTGCCAGCGGGAAGGTGAGGACAAGCTGTGCTCAGGGCAGGGCGAGTGCCAGTGCGGCCACTGCGTGTGCTATGGTGACGGCCGCTATGAGGGTCAATTCTGTGAATACGACAACTTCCAGTGCCCCCGTGCCTCCGGGTTCCTCTGCAACG ACCGAGGACGCTGCTCCATGGGCCAGTGTGTGTGTGAGCCTGGCTGGACAGGCTTGAGCTGTGACTGTCCTCTCAGCAATGCCACCTGCATCGACAGCAACGGG GGTATCTGTAATGGGCGTGGCTACTGCGAGTGTGGCCGCTGCCACTGCAACCAACAGTCGCTCTACACAGACACCATCTGCGAAATCAACTACTCAGCG ATCCACCTGGGCCTCTGTGAGGACCTGCGCTCCTGTGTGCAGTGCCAGGCGTGGGGCACCGGTGAAAAGAAGGGGCACATGTGTAAGGAGTGCAGCTTCAAGGTCAAGATGGTGGATGAGCTTAAGAAAG cggaggaggtggtggagtACTGCTCCTTCCGGGACGAGGATGACGACTGTACGTACAGTTACACCGTGGAGGGTGATGGCGGCCCCGGGCCCAACAGCACCGTCCTGGTGCAgaggaggaagg ACTGCCCCCCCGGCACCTTCTGGTGGCTCGTTCCCCTGCTCGTGTTCCTCCTGTTGCTCCCGGCACTGCTGCTCCTGCTCTGCTGGAAGTACTGTGCCTGCTGCAAG GCCTGCCTGGCCCTTCTCCCGTGCTGCAACCGAG GTCACATGGTGGGCTTCAAGGAAGACCACTACATGCTGCGGGCGAACCTGATGGCCTCAGATCACCTGGACACGCCCCTGCTGCGCAGCGGGAACCTCAAGGGGCGCGACACGGTCCGCTGGAAGACCACCAACAACGTGCAGCGGCCTGGCTTTGCCTCGCATGCTGCCGGCATCAACCCCACGGAGCTGG CGCCCTACGGGCTGTCCCTGCGCCTTGCCCGCCTTTGCACCGAGAACCTACTGAAGCCTGGCACCCGAGAATGTGACCAGCTGCGCCAGGAGGTGGAGGAGAAC CTGCACGAGGTGTACAGGCACATCACAGGCGCACAGAAGCTCCAGCAGACCAAGTTCCG GCAGCAGCCCAATGCCGGGAAAAA GCAGGACCACACCATTGTGGACATGGTGCTGATGGCGCCCCGCTCGGCCAAGCAGGCCCTGCTGAAGCTGACGGAGAAGCATGTGGAGCAGGGGGCCTTCCACGAGCTCAAGGTGGCCCCTGGCTACTACACCCTCACTGCAGACCAGG ACGCCCGGGGCATGGTGGAGTTCCAGGAGGGTGTGGAGCTGGTGGACGTGCGGGTACCTCTCTTCATCCGGCCTGAGGACGATGACGAGAAGCAGCTGCTGGTGGAGGCCATCGACGTGCCCGCGGGCACTGCCACCCTCGGCCGCCGCCTGgtcaacatcaccatcatcaaggAGCAAG CCAGCGGGATCGTGTCCTTTGAGCAGCCCGAGTACTTGGTCAGCCGCGGGGAGCACGTGGCCCGCATCCCCGTCATCCGGCGTATCCTGGACAATGGCAAGTCTCAGGTCTCCTACTGCACGGAGGACAACACAGCGCAGGGCAACCGG GACTACATCCCCACAGAAGGCGAACTGCTATTCCAACCTGGGGAGACCTGGAAGGAGCTGCAGGTGAAGCTCCTGGAGCTGCAGGAGATGGACTCCCTCCTGCGGGGCTGCCAGACCCGCCGCTTCTACATCCAACTCAGCAACCCCAAGTTTGGGGCTCGCCTGGGCCAGCCCCAGTCTGCCACTGTTATCATTGGGGACCAAG ATGAACTGGACGGGAACTTAATGGGCCAGACCCTATCATCACCCCTACTCCCCCGGGGTGACCTGGGTGCCCCACAGAACCCCAATGCCAAGGCCACTGGGTCCCGGAAGATCCACTTCAACTGGCTGCCCCCTCCTGGCAAGCCAACGGGGTACCGG GTGAAGTATTGGATCCAGGGTGACTCTGAGTCCGAAGCTCACCTCCTCGATAGCAAGATGCCCTCGGTGGAGCTCACCAACCTGTACCCGTACTGCGACTATGAGATGAAGGTGTGCGCCTACGGGGCGCAGGGCGAGGGCCCCTACAGCTCCCTGGTGTCCTGTCGCACTCACCCGGAAG CTCCCAGCGAGCCGGGGCGTCTGGCCTTCAATGTCGTCTCCTCCACCGTGAcccagctgagctgggctgagccgGCCGAGACCAATGGCGAGATCACAGCCTATGAGGTCTGCTATGGCCTGGTCAACGAGGACAGCC GACCCATCGGGCCCATGAAGAAGGTGCTGGTGGACAGCCCCAAGAAGCGGACGCTGCTCATCGAGAACCTGCGGGAGTCCCAGCCGTACCGCTACACGGTCAAGGCTCGCAACGGCGCAGGCTGGGGGCCTGAGCGGGAGGCCATCATCAACCTGGCCACCCAGCCCAAGCGGCCCATGTCCA TCCCCATCATCCCGGACATCCCCATCGTGGACGCCCAGGGTGGGGAAGACTACGAAAGCTTCCTCATGTACAGCGATGACGTGCTCCGCTCCCCGACGGGCAGCCAGAGGCCGAGCGTCTCTGAGGACACTG GCGGCAGCGGCTGGAAGTTCGAGCCCCTGCTGGGGGAGGAGCTGGACCTGCGGCGCGTCACATGGCGGCTGCCCCCGGAGCTCATTCCGCGCCTGTCAGCCAGCAGCCGGCGCTCCTCCGACACCGCCGAGCCGCCCCGCGGGCCCCTGGACGACGGCGCCGCCGATGGGGGCGCGCGGGgtgccggcggggagggag AGCACCTGGTGAACGGGCGGATGGACTTTGCCTTCCCGGGCAGTGCCAACTCCCTGCACAGGATGGCTGTGAGCAACGCCGCCTACAGCACCCACCTGAGCCCACACCTGCCCCACCGCATGTTGAGCACATCCTCCACCCTCTCGCGGGACTACCACTCGCTGACCCGCCCGGAACACTCGCACTCGTCCACGCTGCCCAGGGACTACTCAACCctcacctccctctcctcccaga GCTCCCGCTTGGCTGCAGGTGTGCCCAACACACCCACCCGCCTGGTGTTCTCAGCCCTGGGACCCACGTCTCTGAAAGTAAGCTGGCAGGAGCCGCAGTGTGAGCGGGCGCTGCAGGGCTACAGCGTGGAGTACCAGCTGCTGAATGGCG GTGACCTGCATCAGCTTAACATCCCCAACCCCAGCCAGACGTCGGTGGTGCTGGAAGACCTCCTGCCCAACCACTCCTACGTGTTCCGCGTGCGGGCCCAGAGCCAGGAAGGCTGGGGCCCAGAGCGCGAGGGTGTCATCACTATCGAGTCACAGGTGCACCCACAGAGCCCTCTCTGCCCCCTACCGG GCTCTGCCTTCACTTTGAGCACGCCCAGCGCCCCGGGCCCACTGGTGTTCACCGCCCTGAGCCCAGACTCTCTGCAGTTGAGCTGGGAGCGGCCGCGCAGGCCTGATGGCGACATCCTCGGCTACCTGGTGACTTGTGAGATGGCCCACGGAGGAG AGCCAGCCACCACGTTCCTGGTGGATGGCGACAGCCCCGAGAGCCGGCTGACGGTGCCAGGCCTCAGCGAGAACGTGCCCTACAAGTTCAAGGTGCAGGCCAAGACCACCCAAGGTTTCGGGCCGGAGCGTGAAGGCATCATCACCATCGAGTCCCAGGCTGGAG GCCCCTTCCCACAGCTGGGCAGCCACTCGGGGCTCTTCCAGTACCCAATGCCAGGAGAGTAcagcatcaccaccacccacTCCAGCACCACTGAGCCCGTCCTACTGG ACGGATTGACCCTGGGGTCCCAGCACTTGGAAGCCCATGGCTCCCTCACCCGGCACGTGACACAGGAGTTTGTGAGCCGGACACTGACCACCAGTGGAACCCTCGGCACCCACGTGGACCAACAGTTCTTTCAGACCTGA